A single Trypanosoma brucei gambiense DAL972 chromosome 9, complete sequence DNA region contains:
- a CDS encoding protein kinase, putative yields the protein MSVSRMVPADFELGSALGAGSFSKVVTASHVPTGRRYAIKVVSKQQICTAPSDEEKRRMAEVAIREARMLRMCSHPNIVRFHASMQGPQDLMYVTELCDGGELLEAIKAWGTIPLEAARHVLAELFSAIWYLHHAPKHTQPGVPDAPLESITILHRDIKPENIMLMSDKHVRLIDFGTAVVCRSVDERPEGEHSSKGRAKTFCGTAPYMSPELLRNNYTCTASDYWACGCVLYHMLVGKRPFDGSTEYFLIQSILEKEPEYPEDLDDDAKDLIHRLLSKSPDERPGREEVQNHPFFVSIDFDGLATKEVTPFWVRNVEWEPNSLFSTCVVCRRAFFLWRRRRHCHNCGKLVCSSCSANHITIPGCSSASPERVCDSCFGKIRGDGAKAGGRV from the coding sequence ATGTCAGTGTCCCGGATGGTGCCGGCCGATTTTGAGCTCGGATCAGCTCTTGGTGCGGGATCCTTCAGTAAGGTGGTGACAGCCAGCCACGTACCAACCGGACGGCGCTATGCGATCAAGGTGGTTTCAAAGCAACAGATCTGTACCGCTCCCTCcgatgaagaaaagaggcGCATGGCAGAAGTGGCCATAAGAGAGGCCCGCATGCTTCGTATGTGCAGCCACCCCAACATTGTCCGGTTCCACGCCTCAATGCAAGGTCCGCAGGACCTTATGTACGTAACGGAACTTTGTGACGGGGGGGAGCTACTCGAAGCTATCAAAGCGTGGGGAACAATACCCCTTGAGGCTGCACGCCACGTCCTCGCCGAGCTTTTTTCGGCTATATGGTATTTGCATCATGCACCGAAACACACACAGCCCGGAGTTCCTGATGCCCCCCTTGAgtcaataacaatattacATAGAGATATAAAGCCCGAAAATATTATGCTGATGAGCGATAAGCACGTCAGGCTCATTGACTTCGGTACGGCGGTGGTGTGTCGCTCGGTTGACGAACGGCCGGAAGGTGAACACAGTAGCAAAGGCAGGGCGAAGACATTTTGTGGTACAGCACCTTACATGTCACCTGAATTGTTACGGAACAACTACACTTGCACTGCTTCTGATTACTGGGCCTGTGGTTGCGTGTTATACCACATGCTGGTGGGCAAGCGTCCTTTTGATGGATCAACGGAGTACTTTCTTATACAGAGTATCCTCGAAAAGGAACCCGAGTATCCCGAGGACTTAGACGACGACGCGAAGGATTTGATACACAGGTTGCTGTCAAAATCACCGGATGAACGACCCGGTCGTGAAGAGGTGCAAAATCATCCATTTTTTGTGAGTATTGATTTTGATGGTCTCGCAACGAAGGAAGTGACCCCTTTTTGGGTGAGGAACGTTGAGTGGGAGCCCAATTCCCTATTTAGCACCTGCGTAGTCTGTAGAAGGGCGTTCTTCCTCTGGAGGCGTCGCCGCCACTGTCATAATTGTGGGAAGTTGGTTTGTAGTTCCTGCTCCGCGAATCATATTACCATACCTGGTTGTTCCAGCGCCTCCCCTGAGAGGGTTTGTGATTCTTGCTTTGGCAAGATTAGGGGGGATGGAGCGAAAGCAGGAGGTCGCGTTTAA